From Psychroflexus torquis ATCC 700755, the proteins below share one genomic window:
- a CDS encoding glycoside hydrolase family 15 protein: protein MNNLNYGIIGNCRTAALVSETGSIDWCCLPEFDSASVFAKLLDEKKGGQFAFHVDDSYEISQVYVKDTSILKTTFSSQNASFEVYDFLPRYLKKDKNYHTPPELIRYLKVTKGTPKLKVDFNPKLEYALGNTEIFIKENFIVGLTEADEFDTLFLYTSLDKEAVANSKEISLTKDAFFLLSYNEKIELPDMESISLDLETTKEYWLNWSSRTPKFGTYDDMILRSAMTLKLLSYDKTGAILAAATTSLPETIGEVRNWDYRFCWIRDASMVVKVVSQLGHKRMIKRYLQFIIDLIPDKNEKLQIMYGINKEKQLTEKHLTHLSGYKDSKPVRIGNAAYAQKQNDIYGILVDVIYQELVKFKSDLDNKEELWTITKGIAWVVGKHWQEPDKGIWEFRTEDRHFTFSKVLCWVAIDRAIKISKLFDKSSKLERWKTLEKAIRNDIMENAWNEDMQAFTQSYNSTDLDASVLLMETYGFIEAKDPKFVSTVKAIGEHLTNDGLLYRYKNKDDFGLPSSSFTICTFWYINSLFKIGEVEDAKQQFERLIGYSNHLGLMSEDIDFKTKRLLGNFPQAYSHLALIETAINLSKVEKS, encoded by the coding sequence ATGAATAATCTTAACTATGGAATAATAGGAAATTGTAGGACAGCAGCTTTGGTTTCTGAGACAGGTTCAATAGACTGGTGTTGTTTACCAGAATTTGATTCCGCTTCTGTTTTTGCAAAATTACTAGATGAGAAGAAGGGAGGCCAATTCGCTTTTCATGTGGATGACTCTTACGAAATATCTCAGGTTTATGTCAAAGACACGTCTATTCTTAAAACTACTTTTTCATCCCAAAATGCTAGCTTTGAAGTCTATGATTTCTTGCCGCGTTATCTCAAAAAAGATAAGAATTATCACACCCCTCCAGAACTCATAAGGTATTTGAAAGTTACTAAGGGAACTCCCAAACTAAAGGTTGATTTCAATCCAAAATTGGAGTATGCTCTTGGAAACACGGAGATATTCATCAAAGAAAATTTTATAGTAGGTCTTACGGAAGCCGATGAGTTTGATACCTTGTTTCTTTACACCTCTTTAGACAAAGAGGCAGTTGCAAATTCAAAAGAAATTTCCCTTACCAAAGATGCTTTTTTCCTTTTGTCTTATAATGAAAAGATAGAGCTGCCAGACATGGAGTCTATATCTCTAGACTTAGAAACAACCAAAGAATATTGGCTCAATTGGAGTTCTAGGACGCCCAAGTTTGGCACTTATGATGATATGATTTTAAGAAGCGCGATGACTCTTAAGCTTTTGAGTTATGACAAAACGGGAGCGATACTTGCGGCAGCTACGACCTCATTACCGGAAACTATAGGGGAGGTTAGGAATTGGGATTACAGATTCTGTTGGATTAGAGATGCTTCTATGGTGGTGAAAGTAGTCTCTCAATTAGGTCACAAAAGAATGATAAAACGCTATTTGCAATTTATAATAGATTTGATTCCAGATAAGAATGAAAAACTTCAAATCATGTATGGAATCAATAAAGAAAAGCAATTGACCGAAAAGCATTTAACACATTTGTCTGGTTATAAAGATTCTAAACCAGTGAGAATTGGTAATGCGGCTTATGCACAGAAGCAAAATGATATCTACGGAATATTGGTGGATGTCATTTATCAAGAATTAGTCAAATTCAAATCAGATCTAGACAATAAAGAAGAGTTATGGACCATTACGAAAGGGATTGCTTGGGTAGTCGGAAAACACTGGCAAGAGCCAGATAAAGGAATCTGGGAATTCAGGACTGAAGATCGACATTTTACCTTTTCAAAAGTCTTATGCTGGGTAGCTATAGATAGAGCTATAAAAATCTCTAAACTCTTTGATAAATCTTCCAAGCTTGAACGCTGGAAAACTTTGGAAAAAGCTATACGTAATGATATTATGGAGAATGCCTGGAATGAAGATATGCAGGCGTTTACTCAATCCTATAATTCTACAGATCTAGATGCCTCTGTACTTTTGATGGAAACCTATGGTTTTATAGAGGCTAAGGATCCGAAGTTTGTAAGTACTGTAAAGGCTATTGGAGAGCATTTAACAAATGATGGACTTCTGTATCGCTATAAAAACAAGGACGACTTTGGTTTGCCTAGTTCGTCATTTACGATATGTACATTTTGGTATATCAACAGTTTGTTTAAAATTGGCGAAGTGGAAGACGCTAAGCAACAATTTGAGAGGTTAATCGGTTATTCTAATCACCTAGGATTGATGAGTGAGGATATAGATTTTAAAACAAAAAGGTTGCTGGGAAACTTTCCACAGGCTTATTCTCATTTGGCATTGATAGAAACGGCTATAAATTTATCTAAAGTAGAGAAGTCTTAA
- a CDS encoding bifunctional alpha,alpha-trehalose-phosphate synthase (UDP-forming)/trehalose-phosphatase, translating to MNKMIIVSNRLPLQISIEDHHLKVTSSVGGLATGLKSVHKESNGIWIGWSGLTQEELTPELEDKVQEAVHKEQCVTVNLTQSDLDLYYYGFSNRTLWPLFHYFIEYTEYHPESWNAYKRVNEKFAEVVLKHAEDGDQIWIQDYQLLLVPALVKAKKPNISIGFFNHIPFPSYEIFRTFPKRKELLEGMLGADLIGFHTYDYERHFLSSVKRILSLEVNFNKVTYNNRIIKVDSFPMGIDYKKFKNAALKHDKQNENNKTEIQKRLDQHLQKEVGMKMVLSIDRMDYTKGIPNRLKAFEYFLRKYPEFQEKIRLVMLAVPSRSEVPQYQKLKQETDELVGRINGEFSTVSWTPIWYFYRTLPFENIIDLYTSSEVALITPVRDGMNLVAKEYVATRTKEDGVLVLSEMTGASKELNEALLINPFNYEEIADTLKQALEMPKAEQKQRMKALQKRVSRYSVEKWASEFINSLKQVHKVYSIIQASKLKSTDIENFKEILKSPGKKIMFLDYDGTLVNFTKNPQDAKPDSELFQILKGLEKIENLELVIISGRDKKTLNEWFKNTSYTLVSDHGVSVREKDQTWKILEHLKTDWMEDVLPVLETFVDRTPGTLVEKKKFSLAWHYRDTDIELAQKRVVEIKTVLTSFISNTDLTLLEGNKVIEIKSSKVNKGRACNYILDQNPTQHVFAIGDDWTDEFMFEELPKNSQTIKVGVKETKAKFYVASVEDVRSLLKELPKHN from the coding sequence ATGAATAAAATGATAATTGTATCCAATAGACTACCTCTACAAATAAGTATAGAAGATCATCACCTCAAAGTAACGTCGAGTGTGGGCGGACTTGCCACAGGACTTAAATCTGTACATAAAGAGAGTAATGGAATTTGGATTGGCTGGTCAGGTCTAACTCAAGAGGAACTTACTCCCGAACTTGAGGACAAGGTTCAAGAAGCCGTTCATAAAGAGCAATGTGTGACTGTGAATCTCACTCAAAGTGACCTAGACTTATATTACTATGGCTTTAGTAATAGAACATTGTGGCCATTGTTTCATTATTTTATTGAGTATACAGAGTACCATCCCGAGTCTTGGAATGCCTATAAACGCGTAAATGAAAAATTTGCGGAAGTGGTTTTAAAACACGCAGAAGATGGTGACCAAATCTGGATACAAGACTACCAACTCTTACTTGTTCCGGCCCTTGTTAAAGCTAAAAAACCCAACATTTCTATCGGATTTTTCAATCATATTCCATTTCCTTCTTATGAAATATTCAGAACCTTCCCTAAACGTAAAGAACTTTTAGAAGGTATGCTTGGTGCCGATTTGATTGGTTTCCATACCTATGATTATGAAAGACACTTTTTAAGTTCTGTAAAACGCATTCTTAGTTTGGAAGTTAATTTCAACAAAGTCACCTATAACAACAGAATCATAAAGGTGGACTCTTTTCCGATGGGCATCGATTACAAAAAATTTAAAAATGCTGCTCTTAAGCATGATAAACAGAATGAAAATAACAAAACTGAAATTCAAAAAAGACTAGATCAGCATCTTCAGAAAGAAGTTGGGATGAAAATGGTGCTTTCCATTGATAGAATGGACTATACCAAGGGTATCCCAAACAGGTTGAAAGCTTTTGAATATTTTTTGAGGAAATATCCAGAGTTTCAAGAGAAAATAAGACTTGTTATGCTGGCGGTCCCTTCACGATCTGAGGTACCTCAATATCAAAAATTGAAGCAAGAAACAGATGAACTTGTAGGTAGAATTAATGGTGAATTTTCCACGGTAAGTTGGACCCCTATCTGGTATTTTTATAGAACCTTACCTTTTGAAAATATAATAGATCTCTACACCTCGTCGGAGGTTGCTTTAATTACTCCTGTAAGAGACGGTATGAACCTCGTTGCTAAAGAATATGTTGCTACTCGAACCAAAGAGGATGGCGTGCTAGTCCTTAGTGAAATGACTGGGGCTTCAAAAGAACTCAATGAAGCTTTGCTCATCAATCCTTTCAATTATGAAGAAATTGCGGACACTCTAAAGCAAGCTTTAGAAATGCCAAAGGCGGAGCAAAAACAGAGGATGAAAGCACTACAGAAAAGAGTGTCTAGATATAGCGTAGAGAAATGGGCTAGTGAATTTATAAATTCTCTTAAACAAGTACATAAAGTTTACAGTATTATCCAAGCCTCAAAATTGAAATCAACTGATATAGAGAATTTCAAAGAGATTTTAAAATCCCCTGGAAAAAAGATCATGTTTTTAGATTATGATGGGACTTTGGTCAACTTTACTAAAAACCCTCAAGATGCTAAACCAGATTCTGAGCTTTTCCAAATATTAAAAGGACTGGAAAAAATTGAAAATCTCGAGCTTGTGATCATTAGCGGGAGAGATAAAAAAACGCTGAATGAATGGTTCAAAAACACGTCTTACACACTAGTATCCGACCACGGGGTTTCCGTACGCGAAAAAGATCAAACATGGAAAATCCTAGAGCATTTAAAAACCGATTGGATGGAAGATGTTCTCCCTGTATTGGAAACTTTTGTGGATAGAACACCAGGAACACTTGTTGAAAAAAAGAAATTTTCGTTAGCCTGGCATTACAGAGATACTGATATCGAATTAGCTCAAAAGCGAGTTGTAGAAATAAAAACGGTGCTAACGAGTTTTATCTCTAACACAGACCTTACCTTGCTAGAAGGTAATAAAGTCATTGAAATAAAAAGCAGCAAAGTTAATAAAGGTAGAGCATGCAATTATATCTTGGATCAAAATCCTACTCAACATGTCTTTGCCATTGGAGATGACTGGACCGATGAATTTATGTTTGAGGAGCTTCCAAAGAACTCACAGACCATAAAGGTAGGTGTAAAAGAAACTAAGGCTAAATTTTATGTAGCTAGTGTAGAAGATGTGAGGAGCCTTCTAAAAGAACTGCCTAAACATAACTAG
- a CDS encoding DUF2480 family protein has protein sequence MADIVNKVAKSPLITFNLEDYYPKGRRVQIDIKDWLFQGIILKEKDFRLELKAHDWKQYEGAYVSLHCSTDSIIPSWAYLLVTTYLEDIAQKVVFGSLEVLNSLLYQEALSKIDLTDYNDKPIIIKGCSDKPVPENAYLLALQMLQPVAKLIMYGEACSAVPLYKKPKKR, from the coding sequence ATGGCTGATATTGTAAATAAAGTCGCAAAAAGTCCTTTGATAACCTTTAATTTAGAGGATTACTATCCAAAAGGAAGAAGAGTACAAATCGATATTAAAGATTGGTTGTTCCAAGGAATTATTCTTAAAGAAAAAGACTTCAGGCTAGAGCTAAAAGCACATGACTGGAAACAATATGAAGGTGCTTATGTATCGCTTCATTGTTCTACCGATTCCATAATTCCGAGTTGGGCTTATCTCTTGGTAACTACTTACCTTGAGGATATAGCTCAAAAAGTTGTTTTTGGGTCCTTAGAGGTTTTAAATTCCCTGCTTTATCAAGAGGCACTTTCTAAAATTGATCTGACTGATTATAATGATAAACCTATCATTATAAAAGGCTGTTCTGACAAACCAGTGCCAGAAAACGCCTACTTACTTGCTCTGCAAATGCTACAACCAGTTGCTAAGCTCATTATGTATGGTGAAGCATGTTCTGCTGTTCCTCTTTATAAAAAACCTAAAAAGAGATAA
- a CDS encoding DUF59 domain-containing protein, with the protein MAEELNTEKLGEDVVRVLKTIYDPEIPVDIYELGLIYDVFVNENDDVKILMTLTSPNCPVAESLPQEVKEKAASLDWVNECEVELTFDPAWSQELMSEEAKLELGML; encoded by the coding sequence ATGGCTGAAGAACTAAACACAGAAAAACTAGGGGAAGATGTAGTAAGAGTTTTAAAAACTATTTACGATCCAGAAATCCCAGTTGATATATACGAACTTGGACTTATTTATGATGTTTTTGTTAATGAGAACGATGATGTCAAAATTTTAATGACTTTAACCTCGCCCAACTGTCCAGTAGCTGAATCTCTTCCTCAAGAAGTAAAGGAAAAGGCGGCTTCTTTAGATTGGGTCAACGAATGTGAAGTAGAATTGACTTTCGATCCTGCTTGGTCTCAAGAATTGATGAGTGAAGAAGCGAAACTTGAATTAGGAATGTTATAA
- a CDS encoding SufE family protein has protein sequence MSNIQERQKEIVEEFSIFEDWMDRYEYMIDLGKSLPLIQDQYKTDENIIKGCQSRVWVYGAMDNDKLDFTADSDAIITKGIIAILIRVFSGQKPEDIIGANTDFIDEIGLKEHLSPNRANGLVSMVKQMKMYAIAYNSQQNKA, from the coding sequence GTGAGTAATATTCAAGAAAGACAAAAAGAAATTGTAGAAGAATTCAGCATTTTTGAAGACTGGATGGATCGGTATGAATATATGATCGACCTTGGTAAATCTCTTCCACTTATTCAAGACCAATATAAAACCGATGAAAACATCATAAAAGGATGTCAGAGTAGAGTATGGGTCTATGGAGCGATGGATAATGACAAGCTCGATTTTACAGCAGATAGCGATGCCATAATTACCAAAGGAATTATCGCCATACTTATTCGTGTATTTTCTGGACAAAAACCTGAAGATATCATCGGGGCAAACACTGATTTTATAGATGAGATTGGACTTAAGGAACACTTATCACCAAACAGAGCTAACGGATTGGTTAGCATGGTAAAACAAATGAAAATGTACGCTATTGCATACAATAGCCAACAAAATAAAGCTTAA
- a CDS encoding META domain-containing protein, whose translation MKSYSILKTGFALFSIFLILVSCKAQQQGKMNSEKLIGEDYVITQLGDQELVDSRLTLKVDPENSKISGYSGCNNYNFSYKMNDGILDLGFASATKMYCDDKMDLENLFFQKAASVTQFDTSSEVIYLKSKEGNVLIKAEKKLEKSE comes from the coding sequence ATGAAATCATATTCAATTTTAAAAACAGGCTTCGCCTTGTTTTCAATTTTTTTAATTTTGGTTTCCTGTAAAGCTCAACAGCAAGGAAAAATGAATTCAGAAAAGCTTATAGGTGAAGACTATGTTATAACCCAGCTAGGGGATCAAGAACTTGTAGACTCTAGACTAACCTTGAAGGTAGATCCTGAAAACTCAAAAATTTCAGGATACTCGGGGTGCAACAATTATAACTTCAGCTATAAAATGAATGATGGAATTTTAGACTTAGGATTTGCTTCAGCAACAAAAATGTATTGTGATGACAAAATGGATCTTGAAAATTTATTTTTTCAAAAAGCAGCTTCAGTAACTCAATTTGATACTTCATCTGAAGTAATTTACTTAAAATCTAAAGAAGGAAACGTCTTAATTAAGGCAGAAAAAAAGCTAGAAAAAAGTGAGTAA
- a CDS encoding aminotransferase class V-fold PLP-dependent enzyme — protein MNMTNTSEQLLDIDSIRKDFPILHREINGKPLVYFDNAATSQTPRQVIDCIVDYYENKNANIHRGVHSLSQIATDAYESAREKVRAHFNAKHNYEIILTSGTTHSINLVANGYASILKPEDEILVSAMEHHSNIVPWQMLCKKTGSKLRVIPMSEKGELVMDAYKDLLNEHTKLVFVNHVSNALGTINPIKEIIDLAHEVDAKVLIDGAQAASHLIADVQALDIDYYTVSAHKICGPTGVGMLYGKEELLNMLPPYQGGGEMIDQVTFEETTYAGLPHKFEAGTPNISGGIAFGAALDYMNAIGFETIAAYEMQLLVYATEEIEKIEGVRIYGTTPENKTAVLSFNIEGLHPYDIGTLLDKMGIAVRTGHHCAQPIMDFYKIPGTVRASFMFYNSKAEIDSFIIALKKAKSMLS, from the coding sequence ATGAACATGACGAATACTTCTGAACAACTTTTAGACATAGATAGCATACGCAAAGACTTTCCCATTTTACATAGAGAAATAAATGGGAAACCTTTGGTGTATTTTGATAATGCTGCTACATCTCAAACTCCAAGACAGGTTATAGATTGTATTGTAGACTATTACGAAAATAAGAACGCAAATATCCACAGAGGAGTACATTCGCTTTCGCAAATTGCTACAGATGCTTATGAGTCCGCTAGAGAAAAAGTAAGAGCTCATTTTAATGCGAAACACAACTACGAAATTATCTTGACGTCGGGAACTACGCATAGTATCAATTTGGTTGCCAATGGATATGCTTCTATTTTGAAGCCTGAAGATGAGATTTTGGTATCGGCGATGGAGCATCACTCCAATATCGTTCCATGGCAAATGCTATGTAAAAAAACAGGCTCAAAATTGAGGGTCATTCCAATGTCAGAAAAAGGAGAATTGGTGATGGATGCTTACAAAGACTTGTTGAACGAGCATACTAAACTTGTTTTTGTAAACCATGTCTCCAATGCTTTAGGCACTATAAATCCTATTAAAGAGATCATTGATTTAGCTCATGAAGTTGATGCTAAAGTCTTGATTGATGGAGCACAAGCTGCATCTCATTTAATAGCTGATGTTCAAGCTTTGGATATAGATTACTATACGGTTTCAGCTCATAAAATCTGCGGCCCAACAGGTGTAGGCATGCTATACGGAAAAGAGGAACTTTTAAACATGCTACCTCCTTATCAAGGTGGTGGAGAAATGATTGATCAAGTGACTTTTGAAGAGACGACTTATGCTGGATTACCTCATAAGTTTGAAGCTGGTACCCCAAATATTTCTGGAGGTATAGCTTTTGGTGCAGCTCTAGATTATATGAATGCTATTGGTTTTGAGACCATTGCAGCTTATGAAATGCAGTTGCTTGTTTATGCAACTGAAGAGATAGAGAAAATAGAAGGCGTAAGAATATATGGGACTACACCAGAAAATAAAACGGCTGTTTTGTCATTTAACATTGAAGGTTTACATCCCTATGATATAGGAACCTTGCTCGACAAAATGGGAATTGCCGTGAGAACTGGTCACCATTGCGCTCAGCCTATTATGGATTTTTATAAAATTCCAGGAACTGTTCGCGCCTCTTTTATGTTTTACAATTCGAAAGCAGAAATTGATTCCTTTATTATTGCTTTGAAAAAGGCGAAATCCATGTTATCATGA
- the sufD gene encoding Fe-S cluster assembly protein SufD produces MELKEKLMSSYLAFEEQVDMENDIHSVRNKAIKFFESTGFPTKKMEAWKYTSLNSVLKEDYSIFPKKEDAIDYKDIKKYLIHDIDTYTIVFIDGIYSSHLSRTTHDKLDACLMSSALNKSKYKPIMDKYFNKIVPEESMSSLNTAFAKEGAYIRIPKNVSAEKPIQILNFSTGNESALMIQPRNLIIAEEGAHVQIIERHQSLTDNPVLTNSVTEVYVGKNAEVDYYKIQNDKTTSSLIDNTFIKQERDSTCSLHTFSLGGKITRNNLRFYQHGENCNSILKGVTILEGKQHVDHNTLVHHIEPNCESHQDYKGIFSEKSVGVFNGSILVDRLAQKTNAFQSNNNILLDDGATCNSKPQLEIFADDVKCSHGCTIGQLDNEALYYLRTRGIPKKEARALLMFAFANKVLGSVKIPEIKKRITKQIALKLEVELGFNL; encoded by the coding sequence ATGGAACTTAAAGAAAAATTAATGTCTTCTTATCTTGCTTTTGAAGAGCAAGTGGATATGGAAAATGATATCCATAGCGTAAGAAACAAAGCTATAAAGTTTTTTGAAAGTACGGGCTTTCCTACCAAAAAGATGGAAGCTTGGAAATACACTTCACTCAACTCTGTATTAAAAGAAGATTACAGCATATTCCCTAAAAAGGAAGATGCCATAGATTATAAGGATATAAAGAAATACTTAATACATGATATAGATACGTATACTATCGTATTTATAGATGGAATTTATTCTTCTCATCTGTCGAGAACTACCCACGATAAGTTGGATGCTTGTCTGATGTCTTCGGCTTTGAACAAGTCTAAATACAAGCCTATCATGGATAAGTATTTTAATAAAATCGTTCCTGAGGAGAGTATGTCTTCTTTAAACACGGCTTTTGCTAAAGAAGGTGCTTATATTAGAATTCCTAAAAACGTTAGTGCAGAAAAACCTATTCAAATTCTTAATTTTTCTACAGGAAATGAGTCAGCTTTAATGATCCAACCTAGAAACTTAATTATTGCTGAAGAAGGTGCTCACGTTCAAATTATTGAGAGGCATCAAAGTTTGACGGATAATCCTGTGCTTACCAATTCGGTGACAGAAGTTTATGTCGGAAAAAATGCTGAAGTGGATTATTATAAAATTCAAAATGATAAGACCACGTCTTCTCTTATAGATAATACGTTTATCAAACAAGAAAGAGATAGCACTTGTTCTTTACATACGTTTTCATTAGGTGGAAAAATCACTAGAAACAATTTGAGGTTTTATCAGCATGGAGAGAACTGTAATTCTATACTTAAAGGAGTTACTATTCTAGAAGGAAAACAACATGTAGACCACAATACTCTGGTTCATCACATCGAGCCTAATTGTGAAAGTCATCAAGATTATAAAGGAATTTTTTCTGAAAAATCGGTAGGTGTCTTTAACGGGAGTATTCTTGTAGATAGATTGGCACAAAAAACAAATGCTTTTCAAAGCAATAATAATATTTTATTGGACGATGGGGCTACTTGTAACTCTAAGCCACAATTGGAAATTTTTGCAGATGATGTAAAATGCAGTCATGGTTGTACGATTGGACAACTAGATAATGAAGCCTTATACTACCTAAGAACTCGAGGAATCCCTAAAAAAGAAGCTAGAGCCTTACTGATGTTTGCTTTTGCAAATAAAGTTTTGGGTAGTGTTAAAATTCCAGAAATCAAAAAAAGAATTACTAAACAAATTGCATTGAAACTTGAAGTCGAATTAGGATTCAACTTATAA
- the sufC gene encoding Fe-S cluster assembly ATPase SufC, producing the protein MLKIKNLHASVDGVKILKGIDLEINAGEVHAIMGPNGSGKSTLASVIAGNEDFEVTEGDILFEKANISELSPEERAHKGIFLSFQYPIEIPGVSVTNFIKTSINQVRKSRGQKDMPANEMLKKIREKSALLDMDRKFLSRSLNEGFSGGEKKRNEIFQMAMLEPKLAILDETDSGLDIDALRIVSDGVNRLRNKGNATLVITHYQRLLDYVVPDVVHVLVDGKIVKTGGKELAKELEERGYDWLKEERAEMT; encoded by the coding sequence ATGTTAAAGATAAAAAACCTACACGCAAGTGTAGACGGTGTAAAGATTTTAAAAGGTATTGATCTAGAGATTAACGCTGGAGAAGTCCATGCTATAATGGGTCCTAACGGATCTGGTAAAAGTACACTTGCCTCAGTTATTGCAGGTAATGAAGATTTTGAAGTTACAGAAGGAGATATCCTCTTTGAAAAAGCAAATATATCTGAACTTTCTCCTGAAGAAAGAGCGCACAAAGGGATTTTCTTATCTTTTCAATATCCAATTGAAATCCCAGGAGTTTCTGTGACCAATTTTATCAAAACCTCTATCAATCAGGTCAGAAAGTCTAGAGGGCAAAAAGATATGCCAGCTAATGAAATGCTGAAAAAGATTAGAGAAAAATCTGCCTTGTTAGACATGGACAGAAAATTTTTATCTAGATCCCTAAATGAAGGTTTCTCTGGTGGCGAGAAAAAAAGAAATGAAATTTTCCAAATGGCTATGCTAGAACCAAAATTGGCTATTCTTGATGAAACAGATTCTGGTTTAGACATAGATGCTCTTAGAATTGTCTCTGACGGTGTAAATCGCTTAAGAAATAAAGGCAATGCAACATTGGTGATTACACACTACCAAAGATTATTAGACTATGTCGTACCAGATGTTGTACACGTTTTGGTAGATGGTAAAATAGTAAAAACAGGCGGTAAAGAACTGGCTAAAGAGTTGGAAGAAAGAGGTTATGATTGGCTTAAGGAAGAACGAGCAGAAATGACTTAG
- the sufB gene encoding Fe-S cluster assembly protein SufB: MAYTEQELEKELQNKEYEYGFYTEMESDTFPPGLNEDVVIGISKKKEEPDWMTQWRLDAYRHWLTMKEPDWANIGYEKPDYQAISYYSAPGTKPKYDSLDEVDPEMLETFKKLGISIDEQKKLAGVAMDVVIDSISVTTTFKKTLAEKGIIFCSISEAIQEYPELIKKYMGSVVPTSDNYFAALNSAVFGDGSFCYIPKGVRCPMELSTYFRINQANTGQFERTLVIAEDSSYVSYLEGCTAPMRDENQLHAAVVELVALDNAEIKYSTVQNWYPGNKEGIGGVFNFVTKRGICEKNAKISWTQVETGSAITWKYPSCILKGDNSIGEFYSIAVTNNYQQADTGTKMIHIGKNTKSTIISKGISAGNSQNSYRGLVQINKGAVNARNFSQCDSLLMGNRCGAHTFPYIEAKNKTAQVEHEATTTKIGEDQIFYCNQRGIDTEKAIALIVNGYSKDVLNKLPMEFAVEAQKLLEISLEGSVG; the protein is encoded by the coding sequence ATGGCATATACAGAACAAGAACTGGAGAAGGAACTTCAGAATAAAGAATATGAGTATGGATTTTATACAGAAATGGAATCCGATACGTTTCCTCCAGGTTTAAATGAAGATGTAGTTATAGGTATTTCCAAAAAGAAAGAAGAACCAGATTGGATGACACAATGGAGATTGGATGCTTACAGGCATTGGTTAACTATGAAGGAGCCAGACTGGGCTAATATTGGTTATGAAAAGCCAGATTACCAAGCTATATCCTATTATTCTGCACCTGGCACTAAGCCTAAATATGATAGTTTGGATGAGGTAGATCCTGAAATGTTGGAAACCTTCAAAAAATTAGGAATATCTATAGATGAGCAAAAGAAATTAGCTGGTGTTGCTATGGATGTAGTGATTGATTCCATATCTGTGACGACTACTTTTAAAAAGACATTAGCTGAAAAAGGCATTATTTTCTGTTCTATTTCAGAAGCTATTCAGGAATACCCAGAGCTTATAAAGAAGTACATGGGTTCAGTAGTTCCTACTTCAGATAATTATTTTGCTGCTTTGAATTCCGCAGTATTTGGTGATGGGTCATTTTGTTATATTCCAAAAGGGGTGAGATGTCCAATGGAATTATCAACCTACTTTAGAATTAACCAAGCAAATACTGGCCAGTTTGAAAGAACTTTGGTGATTGCAGAAGATTCTAGTTATGTTAGTTACCTAGAGGGTTGTACAGCTCCTATGCGTGATGAAAATCAATTGCATGCGGCTGTTGTAGAGTTGGTAGCTTTAGATAATGCTGAAATCAAATACTCAACAGTTCAAAACTGGTACCCTGGAAATAAAGAGGGTATAGGTGGAGTCTTTAATTTTGTCACCAAAAGAGGAATTTGCGAGAAAAATGCTAAAATAAGTTGGACTCAAGTGGAAACTGGCTCAGCTATAACCTGGAAGTACCCAAGTTGTATTTTAAAAGGTGATAACTCCATTGGAGAATTTTATTCCATTGCAGTGACCAACAATTATCAGCAAGCAGATACTGGTACCAAAATGATTCATATTGGTAAAAACACCAAGAGCACAATTATTTCAAAAGGTATTTCTGCAGGAAATTCTCAAAATAGTTATAGAGGCTTAGTTCAAATTAATAAAGGAGCAGTTAATGCGAGAAATTTCTCTCAATGTGACTCCTTATTGATGGGAAACAGATGTGGAGCTCATACGTTCCCATACATTGAAGCTAAAAATAAAACGGCACAAGTAGAGCACGAAGCTACGACCACTAAAATTGGTGAAGATCAAATCTTTTACTGTAATCAAAGAGGAATTGATACTGAAAAAGCGATTGCACTTATTGTAAATGGTTACAGCAAGGATGTCCTTAATAAGTTGCCAATGGAATTTGCAGTGGAAGCTCAAAAATTACTTGAAATATCGCTAGAAGGTTCAGTAGGATAA